One segment of Candidatus Bathyarchaeota archaeon DNA contains the following:
- a CDS encoding pyridoxal phosphate-dependent aminotransferase: MKVKLSNLIQEQIKSPSPIRQIMKMAEKQNIINMGLDPDEFISFGGGWVNHPAPEAYREAYVEICKNREAFHKSGGYSTTLGELECRKQICEFEKELFNVSVSEEDIIIGLGGTQLMHDLFRTISDPQDSIMFLDPTYPNYMGQLKFVLKNPKIVYLKALDERNWSYLPDLQERIEEFKDLYESNKPKVILIVSPDNPTSQIIPQEFIESIMDVIKGKKSFLVIDFAYKTQYFKEPPKYFSWSPKDNPQLITLHSNSKWGRGLGRRLGWIEADKYIIDGLERAQQCSILCPDTLHQMALSKYIETAVKDHSLKDYIEESRKNYEKAAEITIKAIEECMKMKYLKPQGGLYTVVDVKKDSDEFITAVLKNTGVLFIPGKGFGPSMKNGIRISYGPLVENTDKIIEAMERVGSYLEKQ; the protein is encoded by the coding sequence TTGAAAGTAAAACTTTCAAATCTTATCCAAGAACAAATCAAGTCACCTAGTCCTATTAGGCAAATTATGAAGATGGCCGAAAAGCAGAATATAATCAATATGGGACTGGATCCCGATGAGTTTATCTCATTTGGAGGTGGATGGGTCAACCATCCAGCACCAGAAGCTTACAGGGAAGCTTATGTGGAAATATGTAAAAACCGAGAGGCTTTTCACAAATCTGGAGGATACAGCACTACATTAGGTGAATTAGAATGTAGGAAACAGATCTGTGAATTCGAAAAGGAATTGTTCAATGTGAGCGTCTCTGAAGAGGATATAATAATTGGCTTAGGTGGTACTCAACTTATGCATGATCTATTTAGGACTATTTCTGATCCTCAGGACTCGATTATGTTTTTAGATCCTACATATCCAAATTACATGGGTCAACTAAAATTTGTGCTAAAAAATCCGAAGATAGTTTACTTGAAGGCATTGGATGAAAGGAATTGGTCGTATCTCCCGGATTTGCAGGAGAGAATCGAAGAATTCAAAGATCTATACGAGAGTAATAAGCCAAAAGTAATTCTTATTGTTAGCCCCGATAATCCAACTAGTCAAATAATACCACAAGAGTTCATAGAATCAATTATGGATGTTATAAAAGGGAAGAAATCATTTTTAGTTATCGATTTTGCTTATAAAACTCAATATTTTAAAGAACCCCCTAAATACTTCTCGTGGTCACCAAAGGATAATCCTCAACTTATTACATTACATTCAAATTCAAAATGGGGTAGAGGACTCGGAAGAAGATTGGGATGGATTGAGGCTGATAAATATATAATCGATGGACTTGAAAGAGCACAACAGTGCAGCATTCTATGTCCAGATACATTACATCAAATGGCTTTATCAAAGTACATAGAAACTGCAGTAAAAGATCATTCATTGAAAGATTACATTGAGGAAAGTAGAAAAAACTATGAAAAAGCTGCTGAAATCACAATAAAAGCTATTGAAGAATGTATGAAAATGAAATATCTTAAACCTCAAGGAGGACTTTACACTGTTGTGGATGTGAAGAAAGATTCTGATGAGTTTATCACAGCTGTTCTAAAGAACACTGGGGTATTATTTATTCCAGGAAAGGGATTTGGTCCATCGATGAAGAATGGAATAAGGATCTCCTATGGACCATTAGTTGAAAATACAGATAAAATAATTGAAGCAATGGAAAGAGTTGGGAGTTATCTGGAGAAACAGTAA
- a CDS encoding nucleotide exchange factor GrpE: MKHKKAERSKNSQKKQQINFKKEVDELKKKLKEEQSKSNDYLNKLKYLQAEFENSQKRIEKEIESSIRTEREKLILEMIEILDELEISFNSGIKSKSGKVIIKGLEMILRKFKDALKKEGLCEIEALGKSFNPELHEAVAHVQKNQCPDGAVIEEIKKGYILNGKLLRPSLVCVAKSQKDK; encoded by the coding sequence ATGAAACATAAAAAAGCAGAGAGATCAAAAAATTCACAAAAAAAACAGCAAATAAACTTCAAAAAGGAAGTTGATGAACTAAAAAAGAAATTGAAAGAAGAACAGTCCAAGTCAAATGATTATTTAAATAAATTGAAATATTTACAGGCAGAATTCGAAAATAGTCAAAAACGAATAGAAAAAGAAATAGAGAGTTCAATTAGAACCGAACGAGAAAAGCTCATTCTTGAAATGATTGAAATACTCGATGAACTTGAAATTTCTTTTAATTCGGGTATAAAGAGTAAAAGTGGAAAAGTCATAATAAAAGGTTTGGAAATGATTTTAAGGAAATTTAAAGACGCTCTAAAGAAAGAAGGATTATGTGAAATAGAAGCTCTTGGAAAATCATTCAATCCAGAATTACATGAAGCTGTTGCACATGTTCAAAAAAATCAATGTCCAGATGGTGCAGTTATTGAGGAAATAAAAAAAGGTTATATTTTAAACGGTAAACTTCTCCGACCAAGCCTTGTTTGCGTTGCGAAGAGTCAAAAAGATAAGTGA
- a CDS encoding class I SAM-dependent methyltransferase family protein produces MVKSISLKLAKEHGEKAIHIVRKFEAYDEDLKIKKNESFIFIPLKEKPSSELFNILSNEVEKIITEKTDFEKKNEKPKSLAQLLEGKLKPEILDEIPKSIDIIGDIAVIETSPSVEKYKKEIGEGLLKINGNLKTVLSKAGPISTKYRVRNYEFVAGVNKTDTKHKEFNCRYFIDLEKAYFSPRLSFEHERVASQVREGETIVDMFSGVGPFAILMAKKNTKIKIYTIDINSYAVQFLLKNMKLNKIKKKVTAIFGDAKDIGLRHLQKSAGRVIMNIPQESGKFVGVACKMLKQEGGLIHYYTFMDDSSSMKEEIRRFRDLISLADRDLKDILHSKKVKNIAPYTWQIVIDAKIV; encoded by the coding sequence TTGGTAAAAAGCATTTCATTGAAACTTGCAAAAGAACATGGTGAAAAGGCCATACATATTGTTAGAAAATTTGAGGCATATGATGAAGATTTAAAAATAAAAAAGAACGAGAGTTTCATTTTTATTCCATTAAAAGAAAAACCTTCGAGTGAACTTTTTAATATACTTAGTAATGAAGTCGAGAAAATAATTACAGAAAAAACAGATTTTGAGAAGAAAAATGAGAAACCAAAATCTTTAGCCCAACTTCTAGAGGGTAAGTTAAAACCTGAAATCTTAGACGAAATTCCAAAATCTATTGACATAATCGGAGACATAGCTGTAATTGAAACTTCTCCTAGCGTTGAGAAATATAAAAAGGAAATTGGTGAAGGTTTATTGAAAATAAACGGTAATCTAAAAACCGTCTTATCCAAAGCCGGGCCGATTTCTACAAAATATCGGGTTAGAAATTACGAATTTGTAGCTGGTGTCAATAAGACTGATACTAAACATAAGGAATTTAATTGCAGGTATTTTATCGATTTAGAAAAAGCATACTTTAGCCCAAGACTCTCCTTCGAACACGAACGCGTCGCATCTCAAGTTAGAGAGGGTGAAACTATAGTTGATATGTTTAGCGGAGTTGGACCATTTGCTATACTCATGGCTAAGAAAAATACAAAAATTAAAATCTATACGATCGATATCAACTCATATGCTGTCCAATTTTTATTGAAAAACATGAAATTAAACAAAATCAAGAAAAAAGTCACTGCAATTTTTGGAGATGCGAAAGATATAGGTCTAAGACATCTGCAAAAATCTGCCGGCAGGGTTATTATGAACATTCCGCAGGAATCTGGAAAATTTGTTGGAGTTGCTTGTAAGATGTTAAAGCAAGAGGGGGGATTGATCCATTATTATACTTTTATGGATGATTCCAGCTCGATGAAAGAGGAAATTCGGAGGTTTCGTGATTTAATTTCCTTAGCCGATCGAGATCTTAAAGATATTCTACATTCAAAAAAGGTCAAAAATATAGCTCCATATACATGGCAAATAGTAATAGATGCCAAAATTGTTTAA
- a CDS encoding DUF371 domain-containing protein: MAPKAMDIIYAYGHEKILATHKSTFEITKDKSITERGDCIVAVGSSKGLRDLKDDLKFLLRNDKSKITVIIEACGLKETISGQGNKFLTLDDPNDLVCRKSDFICDRTLMIKANKSASDFDKPLIELIRNPEIKIKIELVAETKN; the protein is encoded by the coding sequence ATGGCACCAAAAGCTATGGACATAATATATGCATATGGACATGAGAAAATATTAGCAACTCACAAGTCAACTTTTGAAATTACTAAAGACAAATCAATTACTGAAAGAGGAGATTGCATAGTTGCTGTTGGTTCATCTAAGGGATTGCGGGATCTGAAAGATGATTTAAAATTTCTATTAAGAAATGACAAGTCAAAGATTACTGTTATCATTGAAGCTTGCGGATTGAAGGAAACGATATCAGGACAAGGAAACAAATTTCTAACATTAGACGATCCCAATGATTTAGTCTGCCGAAAAAGTGACTTCATTTGTGATAGGACATTGATGATCAAAGCTAATAAAAGCGCTTCTGATTTTGATAAGCCTTTGATTGAATTGATACGTAATCCAGAGATTAAAATTAAAATTGAATTGGTAGCCGAGACTAAAAATTAA
- a CDS encoding protein-L-isoaspartate(D-aspartate) O-methyltransferase, with protein MKDSFPELRKKAVESLITQGILKTPSIIKAMLKVPREEFLPPDVKQHAYVDSPLPIGSGQTTSALHMTAMFCEYGKLKFGNKVLEVGGGCGYMSCVYAEVVASTEKPKNKCGNVWTIEIIKELADFAKKNVEKTGYLDRVTVIHGDGSYGFDRYAPFDVIIVTSAAPDVPDSLIQQLKEGGSLLIPVGDLSLYQQLLRIKKKNDGSISKENLGGVAFVPMRGQYGWK; from the coding sequence ATGAAAGATTCTTTTCCAGAGCTCAGGAAAAAAGCAGTAGAATCCCTAATAACACAAGGCATTCTAAAAACCCCAAGTATTATTAAAGCTATGCTAAAAGTACCTAGAGAAGAATTTCTTCCGCCAGATGTTAAACAACATGCCTATGTTGACTCTCCCCTACCTATCGGGAGTGGACAAACAACAAGTGCACTGCATATGACAGCTATGTTCTGTGAATATGGAAAATTGAAGTTTGGTAATAAGGTATTAGAAGTTGGTGGAGGATGTGGGTACATGAGTTGCGTTTATGCTGAAGTTGTTGCTTCAACCGAAAAACCAAAGAATAAATGTGGAAATGTTTGGACCATAGAGATAATAAAAGAATTAGCTGATTTTGCTAAAAAAAATGTAGAGAAAACAGGTTATTTAGATAGGGTTACGGTGATACACGGAGACGGTTCTTATGGATTTGACAGGTATGCACCTTTTGATGTAATAATAGTAACTAGTGCAGCCCCAGATGTGCCTGATTCTTTGATTCAACAGCTAAAAGAAGGTGGTAGTTTACTGATACCAGTTGGGGATCTATCTCTATACCAGCAATTATTGAGGATCAAGAAAAAGAATGATGGAAGCATTTCAAAGGAAAATCTTGGTGGAGTCGCTTTCGTTCCAATGAGAGGGCAGTATGGATGGAAGTAA
- a CDS encoding winged helix-turn-helix transcriptional regulator, whose translation MVSKSKGKKKRTARSKSGILLGLLNENPGLSAKEIGHKLGWSSKTISNIITRLEKSGEIEFKIFPSTSSLIFPSIAEINKTLEQVDHQYNKLESMKNSLKKRETETFEKVVEAQMRNDASMASIYANHCAQIRDLSSIVERGELILKRLLLIFGLGV comes from the coding sequence ATGGTTTCCAAATCCAAGGGAAAGAAGAAAAGAACTGCAAGAAGTAAATCAGGAATTTTACTCGGACTTTTGAATGAAAATCCTGGATTGAGTGCGAAAGAGATTGGGCACAAACTAGGTTGGAGTTCTAAGACCATAAGTAATATTATAACAAGACTTGAAAAATCAGGTGAAATTGAATTTAAAATTTTTCCTAGCACTTCATCATTAATTTTTCCAAGTATAGCGGAGATAAATAAGACTTTGGAACAAGTAGATCATCAATACAATAAGCTTGAGTCGATGAAAAATAGTCTGAAAAAAAGGGAGACAGAAACATTCGAAAAAGTTGTAGAGGCTCAAATGAGAAATGATGCGAGTATGGCTTCCATATATGCTAACCATTGTGCACAGATCAGAGATCTCAGTAGCATAGTAGAACGTGGGGAATTAATTTTGAAACGTTTATTATTGATCTTTGGATTGGGGGTATAG
- the fen gene encoding flap endonuclease-1, giving the protein MGVDLKGITPKVKIGYDELNGKTLAVDTYNALYQFLSIIRGATGEPLADRQGRVTSHLTGLFYRSINMMERGIKLVYVFDGKPPDVKNTELKKRERIKEVARQKYGEALKKGELEKAKTYAQMTSKLDKEMVDDAKRLLNAMGIPWFQAPSEGEAQAAFMVAKNDLWAVASQDYDSLLFGAPRFIRNLTISGRRKLPRKNVYIEIEPEIIELKNMLSELNITREQLIDVAILLGTDFNPGIKGIGPKTALKLIKENKSLEEIIPKLKNTDSVEGLIDIRNIFLNPNVSSNYKIEWKDPNSQEIYDFLCKERDFSEERVKNAIVRMEDSINKIKTTRTLDSFFG; this is encoded by the coding sequence TTGGGAGTAGATCTTAAGGGAATCACTCCTAAAGTGAAAATTGGATATGATGAACTAAATGGTAAAACCCTAGCTGTTGATACATATAACGCATTATATCAATTCCTTTCGATAATTAGGGGCGCTACAGGGGAACCTCTTGCAGATAGACAAGGAAGGGTAACAAGCCATCTGACCGGTCTATTCTACAGAAGTATAAATATGATGGAAAGAGGCATAAAGCTTGTCTACGTGTTCGACGGGAAACCTCCTGATGTTAAAAATACAGAGTTAAAAAAGAGGGAGAGAATCAAAGAAGTAGCTCGACAAAAATATGGAGAGGCATTGAAAAAGGGGGAATTGGAAAAAGCAAAAACCTATGCACAAATGACCTCCAAATTAGATAAGGAAATGGTAGATGATGCTAAACGTTTACTTAATGCCATGGGTATACCTTGGTTCCAAGCTCCATCAGAAGGCGAAGCTCAAGCAGCTTTTATGGTTGCAAAAAATGATTTATGGGCAGTAGCCAGTCAAGATTATGATTCTCTATTATTTGGAGCGCCAAGATTTATCAGAAACCTTACGATAAGTGGAAGAAGAAAACTTCCAAGAAAAAATGTCTATATAGAAATCGAGCCTGAAATTATCGAACTAAAGAATATGCTTTCAGAGTTAAATATTACTAGGGAACAACTAATCGATGTAGCTATTTTATTGGGGACAGATTTCAATCCAGGAATTAAAGGAATAGGACCAAAGACTGCTCTAAAACTGATTAAAGAGAATAAATCACTTGAAGAGATCATTCCAAAATTGAAAAACACAGATAGTGTAGAGGGACTTATCGATATACGGAATATTTTCTTAAACCCTAATGTCTCAAGTAATTATAAAATAGAGTGGAAAGATCCAAATTCTCAAGAGATATATGATTTCCTGTGCAAAGAAAGAGACTTCTCAGAAGAAAGAGTTAAAAATGCAATAGTAAGAATGGAAGATAGTATTAATAAGATCAAAACAACGAGAACATTAGACTCTTTTTTCGGGTAG